In Bradyrhizobium symbiodeficiens, the genomic stretch AGCTCCATGGCCGCGAAAGATGCTACGCTCGGGTCGGTATATACGCGTCCGCTCAATCAGCAGCGGCTCGCTACCTGATCTCCTCAGGCAGAACGTCGAAGCCAACTCGCGGAAGTCACGCCCCATACCAATAGGGTCGTGCATCGTGAAAGCATCGAAGATTAACGCATAAGCGTCGGTCGCGCAGTCCAGTTCGATGGTTTGTGACAAGGCCGCGTCGGGAAACAGAATGCGCGGCTCAGGCAGGTATTCGAGGCTGGCGCCGTTCTCCACATGAAGGTTAACGCTCTCCGTAGCGCGAGTGGCCGGCGCCGCTCGATGCACCGATGTCGCGCCCTGGCTGACCAGGCATACGGCCGTTCCGGGCCCAAGCGTGAGGCGCTGCGCGAGATTGTCCCCGCCATGAACCGCCCCGCTTCCCG encodes the following:
- a CDS encoding urease accessory protein UreD, whose translation is MFDLSFVRRGGRTVIDRRLFAWPFVLTRSFHIDRDRPDCLTVIVQTGSGAVHGGDNLAQRLTLGPGTAVCLVSQGATSVHRAAPATRATESVNLHVENGASLEYLPEPRILFPDAALSQTIELDCATDAYALIFDAFTMHDPIGMGRDFRELASTFCLRRSGSEPLLIERTRIYRPERSIFRGHGAFGSAFMVLPPGHDLADLQEKLTTALEGIRGLYGAATTSPAQAGLGIRLAALELRCIRQAFESVKVIYRETLPRSLNKLSL